The Peromyscus maniculatus bairdii isolate BWxNUB_F1_BW_parent chromosome 3, HU_Pman_BW_mat_3.1, whole genome shotgun sequence genome segment GAGCAGACTATTTTAAAAGGCGTTTGAAGaatgttttccttaaaaacaaggatgTGAAGGACCCAGAGAAGATCAAAGAGCTTATTGCACGAGGAGAATTTGTAATGAAGGAGCTAGAGGCCTTATACTTCCTTAGGAAATACAGAGCTATGAAGCAACGTTACTATTCAGATACCAACAACTAACCAATCatt includes the following:
- the Etfrf1 gene encoding electron transfer flavoprotein regulatory factor 1, which encodes MANSLRGEVLALYKNLLYLGRDYPKGADYFKRRLKNVFLKNKDVKDPEKIKELIARGEFVMKELEALYFLRKYRAMKQRYYSDTNN